Proteins encoded by one window of Gemmatimonadaceae bacterium:
- the pyrR gene encoding bifunctional pyr operon transcriptional regulator/uracil phosphoribosyltransferase PyrR, whose protein sequence is MATAPTTVLNARALERTVARMADEIVERADGTDSLVLVGIQRRGVQLADRVARVIAEREGASVPRGALDITLYRDDLQTVGPRPIVGKTEIPCDIDGMTVCIVDDVLYTGRTIRAALDELADFGRPARIMLAVLVDRGGRELPIHADVVGRVIDVPRGGRVDVCVTELDGRDEVTMVIAGEGT, encoded by the coding sequence ATGGCCACCGCTCCCACGACCGTCCTCAACGCCCGTGCGCTCGAGCGCACCGTGGCGCGCATGGCGGACGAAATTGTCGAGCGGGCGGACGGCACCGATTCCCTGGTGCTGGTCGGCATCCAGCGCCGCGGCGTCCAGCTGGCGGACCGCGTGGCGCGGGTGATCGCGGAGCGCGAGGGGGCGAGCGTGCCGCGCGGCGCCCTCGACATCACGCTCTACCGCGATGACCTGCAGACGGTCGGGCCGCGCCCGATCGTCGGCAAGACGGAAATCCCGTGTGACATCGACGGCATGACGGTCTGCATCGTGGACGACGTGCTGTACACCGGGCGCACCATTCGCGCCGCGCTCGACGAGCTCGCCGACTTCGGCCGCCCCGCGCGCATCATGCTCGCCGTGCTCGTGGATCGTGGCGGGCGCGAGCTCCCCATCCACGCCGACGTGGTGGGCCGCGTCATCGACGTCCCCCGCGGCGGCCGGGTCGACGTCTGCGTCACGGAGCTCGACGGCCGCGACGAAGTCACCATGGTCATCGCCGGGGAGGGAACATGA
- a CDS encoding aspartate carbamoyltransferase catalytic subunit, giving the protein MSTPLGKDLLGLEHLSAEQITLILDTAEPLREISERAIKKVPTLRGATVVNLFFEASTRTRISFEFAEKRLSADTVNVATAASSVTKGETLVDTAKNLEAMKIDMVVIRHASSGAAQFLAERIESNVINAGDGMHEHPTQGLLDLLTLRRRFGSLKGRRVCIVGDVLHSRVARSNIWGLTKLGAEVAVCGPRSLLPPAIGEFGVQVFDRVEQAIEWADALNVLRLQLERMTAGYIPSLREYNRVFGISRERLDRAPREIVIMHPGPINRGVELDSEVADGPHSVILDQVTNGVAVRMAVLYLLAGNAPALAEAAKGGDR; this is encoded by the coding sequence ATGAGCACTCCGCTCGGCAAGGACCTGCTCGGGCTCGAGCATTTGTCCGCCGAGCAGATCACGCTCATTCTGGACACCGCCGAACCGCTTCGCGAAATCAGCGAGCGCGCCATCAAGAAGGTGCCGACGCTGCGCGGCGCCACGGTGGTGAACCTGTTCTTCGAGGCGTCCACCCGCACGCGCATCTCGTTCGAGTTCGCCGAGAAGCGCCTGTCGGCCGACACGGTGAATGTCGCCACCGCCGCCAGTTCGGTGACCAAGGGCGAGACGCTCGTGGACACCGCCAAGAACCTCGAGGCGATGAAGATCGACATGGTGGTCATTCGCCATGCGTCCTCGGGCGCGGCGCAGTTCCTGGCCGAGCGCATCGAGAGCAATGTCATCAACGCCGGCGACGGCATGCACGAGCACCCCACGCAGGGGCTGCTCGACCTGCTCACGCTCCGCCGTCGCTTCGGCTCGCTGAAGGGGCGGCGCGTCTGCATCGTGGGCGACGTGCTGCACTCGCGGGTCGCCCGCTCCAACATCTGGGGGCTCACGAAGCTCGGGGCGGAGGTCGCGGTCTGCGGCCCGCGCTCGCTGCTCCCCCCGGCGATCGGCGAGTTCGGCGTGCAGGTCTTCGATCGCGTCGAACAGGCCATCGAATGGGCCGACGCGCTCAACGTGCTGCGCCTTCAGCTCGAGCGGATGACGGCGGGCTACATTCCGTCGCTGCGCGAGTACAACCGCGTCTTCGGCATCTCGCGCGAACGGCTGGACCGCGCGCCGCGCGAAATCGTGATCATGCATCCGGGGCCGATCAACCGCGGCGTGGAGCTCGACAGCGAGGTGGCGGACGGTCCGCACTCCGTGATTCTCGACCAGGTAACCAACGGCGTGGCCGTGCGCATGGCCGTGCTCTATCTCCTTGCCGGCAACGCGCCGGCGCTAGCCGAGGCCGCCAAGGGCGGCGATCGCTGA
- a CDS encoding dihydroorotase: MTELRDVLLRGGRLLDPSCQLDGVGDLLIRDGKVEVFGGTIGVPDGAEVIDCAGQVVSPGFIDVHCHLREPGREDVETILTGARAAAAGGFTAVCAMPNTDPVTDNQAAVGFVLKQGRAAGAARVYPIGAISIGQQGERLAEFGEMVHAGAVAVSDDGKPVVSAQLMRTALEYARTFGIPVADHCEEPTLAAGGAMHEGFVSARLGLKGIPAEAEEIMAIRDILLARLTGGHVHLCHMSTKGSVELIRWGKERGISVTAEACPHHLSLTDAMVENYNTNAKMNPPLRTAADVEAVQQAVKDGTIDVIATDHAPHHNDDKQREFSDAPNGIIGLETALAVNVTWLVKSKIISLATLIERMSCAPARLFNLPGGSLRRGSAADITVFDPDQAWTVDPAAFLTKGRNTPYGGRILHGRVGCTLVGGQIVHNRMG, translated from the coding sequence ATGACCGAACTTCGTGACGTACTGCTCAGGGGCGGGCGACTCCTCGACCCGTCGTGCCAGCTGGATGGCGTCGGCGACCTCCTCATCCGTGACGGCAAGGTGGAGGTCTTCGGCGGCACCATCGGCGTCCCCGACGGCGCCGAGGTGATCGACTGCGCCGGGCAGGTGGTCTCGCCGGGCTTCATCGACGTGCACTGCCACCTGCGCGAGCCGGGGCGGGAAGACGTCGAGACCATTCTCACGGGGGCGCGCGCCGCCGCGGCCGGCGGCTTCACCGCCGTCTGCGCGATGCCGAACACCGATCCCGTGACCGACAACCAGGCGGCCGTCGGCTTCGTGCTCAAGCAGGGACGCGCGGCCGGCGCGGCGCGCGTCTACCCGATCGGCGCGATCTCCATCGGCCAGCAGGGCGAGCGCCTGGCCGAGTTCGGCGAGATGGTGCACGCCGGCGCCGTCGCCGTCAGCGATGACGGCAAGCCGGTGGTCAGCGCCCAGCTGATGCGCACGGCGCTCGAGTATGCGCGCACCTTCGGCATCCCGGTGGCCGATCACTGCGAAGAGCCGACGCTCGCTGCGGGCGGCGCGATGCACGAGGGCTTCGTCTCGGCCCGGCTCGGGCTCAAGGGAATTCCCGCGGAGGCCGAGGAGATCATGGCCATCCGCGACATCCTGCTGGCGCGGCTCACCGGCGGGCACGTGCACCTGTGCCACATGAGCACCAAGGGCTCGGTGGAGTTGATCCGCTGGGGCAAGGAGCGGGGGATCTCGGTGACCGCCGAGGCCTGCCCGCACCACCTGTCGCTCACCGACGCGATGGTGGAGAACTACAACACGAACGCCAAGATGAACCCGCCGCTGCGCACGGCCGCCGACGTGGAGGCGGTGCAGCAGGCGGTGAAGGACGGCACCATCGACGTCATCGCGACGGATCACGCGCCGCACCACAACGACGACAAGCAGCGCGAGTTCAGCGACGCCCCCAACGGCATCATCGGGCTCGAGACCGCGCTCGCCGTCAACGTGACGTGGCTCGTGAAGTCGAAGATCATCTCGCTGGCCACGCTCATCGAGCGCATGTCCTGCGCCCCGGCCCGGCTTTTCAACCTCCCCGGCGGGTCACTCCGCCGCGGCTCGGCCGCCGACATCACCGTCTTCGATCCCGACCAGGCCTGGACCGTTGATCCCGCCGCCTTCCTCACCAAGGGGCGCAACACCCCGTACGGCGGGCGGATCCTCCACGGCCGCGTCGGATGTACCCTCGTGGGCGGTCAAATCGTCCATAACAGGATGGGGTAG
- a CDS encoding class II aldolase/adducin family protein gives MICTVCRRLYERGLIAGQDGNVSVRVGDDSVLVTPAGLSKVDLCPEDLVELGLDGTVRHGARRPTSELAVHLRAYARRADVRAVVHAHPPMATAFTLAGESIDTSSLAEVRYGVGPVALVPYGTPSTEAAADVFDPFWTSHDAFLMAHHGALTVAPTLTQAHQRMESLENGARILWAARALGPVRSLPDDALAALDALRMASRHDMR, from the coding sequence ATGATTTGCACCGTCTGCCGCCGCCTCTACGAACGCGGACTCATCGCGGGCCAGGACGGGAATGTCTCCGTCCGGGTTGGCGATGATTCAGTGTTGGTGACGCCGGCGGGGCTCTCGAAAGTGGACCTTTGCCCGGAGGATCTCGTGGAACTCGGCCTGGACGGCACCGTGCGCCACGGCGCCCGGCGCCCGACTTCCGAGTTGGCCGTGCATCTGCGCGCCTACGCGCGGCGCGCCGACGTGCGCGCCGTCGTCCACGCCCATCCGCCCATGGCCACCGCCTTCACGCTGGCGGGCGAGTCCATCGACACGAGTTCGCTCGCCGAGGTTCGTTACGGGGTAGGGCCGGTGGCCCTCGTTCCCTACGGAACGCCGAGCACCGAGGCGGCCGCCGATGTCTTCGATCCGTTCTGGACGTCACACGACGCGTTCCTGATGGCGCATCACGGGGCGCTGACGGTGGCTCCCACATTGACGCAGGCGCACCAGCGCATGGAAAGCCTGGAAAATGGCGCCCGCATCCTGTGGGCCGCCCGCGCCCTCGGCCCGGTGCGGTCCCTGCCGGACGACGCGCTCGCCGCGCTCGATGCTTTGCGCATGGCGTCACGCCACGATATGAGGTAA
- the rpsT gene encoding 30S ribosomal protein S20, producing the protein MPRIASAKKNMRKARAATVRNRAQRAALRTALKKAKTAAATPAEKKAAVQLVDRAARKGLVHKNAAARHKSQIAKKA; encoded by the coding sequence GTGCCAAGAATCGCGTCCGCCAAGAAGAACATGCGCAAGGCCCGCGCGGCTACCGTGCGCAACCGTGCGCAGCGTGCCGCCCTGCGGACTGCCCTGAAGAAGGCCAAGACGGCCGCCGCCACGCCCGCCGAGAAGAAGGCCGCCGTCCAGCTCGTCGACCGCGCCGCCCGCAAGGGCCTCGTGCACAAGAACGCGGCCGCGCGGCATAAGAGTCAGATTGCGAAGAAAGCGTAG
- a CDS encoding site-2 protease family protein, whose protein sequence is MTPKAIQLLLGAPVLLFAMVAHEYAHGYAAHKQGDDTAKLLGRLSWNPLRHIDPWMTVILPAVMFYTTGMALGGAKPVPVDPRNYRNYRSGDIIVSLAGIVTNLAIALLLVPAIIGLGLLGRAVPVASDTLSLVQVMFRLGIFINLLLAVFNLMPLPPLDGSHVVKHFLPLRWAWHYQRVARFGFLILMLLLMFGGPVLRAWMAPALWLDRLAVDAVTPYILLTPWTT, encoded by the coding sequence GTGACCCCCAAGGCCATTCAGCTCCTCCTCGGTGCGCCGGTGTTGCTCTTCGCGATGGTCGCGCATGAGTACGCGCATGGGTACGCCGCCCACAAGCAGGGGGACGACACCGCGAAGCTGCTGGGCCGCCTGAGCTGGAACCCGCTGCGGCACATCGATCCCTGGATGACGGTCATCCTTCCCGCGGTCATGTTCTACACCACCGGCATGGCGCTCGGCGGCGCCAAGCCCGTGCCGGTCGATCCGCGCAACTACCGCAACTATCGCAGCGGGGACATCATCGTCTCGCTGGCCGGCATCGTCACGAATCTCGCCATCGCGCTGCTGCTGGTGCCGGCCATCATCGGGCTCGGCCTGCTCGGGCGCGCCGTGCCGGTGGCGAGCGACACGCTGTCGCTCGTGCAGGTGATGTTCCGGCTGGGGATCTTCATCAACCTGCTGCTCGCCGTCTTCAACCTGATGCCGCTCCCGCCGCTCGACGGGTCGCATGTCGTCAAGCACTTCCTGCCGCTGCGCTGGGCGTGGCACTATCAGCGCGTGGCGCGTTTCGGTTTTCTCATCCTGATGCTGCTCCTGATGTTCGGCGGCCCGGTGCTGCGCGCCTGGATGGCGCCGGCCCTCTGGCTGGACCGGCTCGCCGTGGACGCGGTGACTCCTTACATCCTGCTGACCCCATGGACGACGTGA
- a CDS encoding segregation/condensation protein A: MDDVTSDSSALPMSGPAHAPPAASETGFVVDLPHYSGPLDLLLSLIRDEKVDIYDIPVARICQQFIVRMHSLKLDEAADYLEMAARLLRIKAQMLLPRPDGEEAWEDPRAELVRRLLEYQQMREVVDVLERLGEDRRNRFARSYVPSTLSPVVQAPLSLSLGELLAAVDRVLRHAQQPDVHDVISRPIDVDGFIAVVRAVIALRAVARFRDVVPPGAEPWEVLSGLLALLELARRGELRLNQPRPFASVEIRREFAGEAA; the protein is encoded by the coding sequence ATGGACGACGTGACGTCCGATTCCTCCGCACTCCCGATGTCCGGCCCCGCGCACGCGCCGCCGGCCGCGAGCGAGACGGGCTTCGTCGTGGACCTCCCGCATTACAGCGGTCCGCTCGACCTCCTGCTCTCGCTCATTCGCGACGAGAAGGTGGACATCTACGACATTCCCGTGGCGCGCATCTGCCAGCAGTTCATCGTGCGCATGCATTCGCTGAAGCTCGACGAGGCGGCCGACTACCTCGAGATGGCGGCACGGCTGCTGCGCATCAAGGCGCAGATGCTGCTGCCGCGCCCCGACGGCGAGGAGGCGTGGGAGGATCCGCGCGCCGAGCTGGTGCGGCGCCTGCTCGAGTACCAGCAGATGCGGGAAGTGGTGGACGTGCTCGAGCGCCTCGGGGAGGACCGGCGGAACCGTTTTGCGCGATCGTACGTTCCCTCAACGCTCTCGCCCGTCGTGCAGGCCCCGCTGTCGCTCTCGCTGGGCGAGCTGCTCGCGGCGGTGGATCGGGTGCTGCGCCACGCGCAGCAGCCGGACGTGCACGATGTCATTTCGCGCCCCATCGATGTGGACGGCTTCATCGCCGTCGTCCGTGCGGTCATTGCGCTGCGGGCGGTTGCCCGCTTCCGCGACGTGGTGCCGCCGGGGGCCGAGCCGTGGGAGGTGCTCTCGGGCCTGCTGGCCCTGCTGGAGCTCGCCCGGCGCGGTGAACTGCGCCTGAACCAGCCCCGACCTTTTGCCTCCGTGGAGATCCGCCGTGAATTCGCTGGCGAAGCTGCTTGA
- the scpB gene encoding SMC-Scp complex subunit ScpB, with product MNSLAKLLEAALFASPRPIPTEELAALDAEASPAAVQAALDELREHYDVDGHAVELVDAGGGWQILTRPEYTEAIERAQMALRPRRLSPAALETLAIVAYRQPIGRAEIEEIRGVDVGSVLKSLHERGLIDVVGRSEALGRPLMYGTTDAFLEQFALRHLEELPRTDELAVALRAREPETLEQVIHHQEVS from the coding sequence GTGAATTCGCTGGCGAAGCTGCTTGAGGCCGCGCTCTTCGCGAGCCCGCGCCCCATACCCACCGAAGAGTTGGCCGCGCTCGACGCCGAGGCGTCGCCGGCGGCCGTGCAGGCCGCGCTCGACGAACTGCGCGAGCACTACGACGTGGACGGGCATGCCGTGGAACTGGTGGACGCCGGCGGTGGCTGGCAGATCCTGACCCGGCCGGAATACACCGAGGCCATCGAGCGCGCGCAGATGGCCCTGCGTCCGCGGCGGCTCTCGCCGGCGGCGCTCGAGACGCTCGCCATCGTCGCCTACCGGCAGCCCATCGGTCGCGCCGAGATCGAGGAGATCCGCGGCGTCGACGTGGGGAGTGTGCTCAAGTCGCTGCACGAGCGCGGCCTCATCGATGTCGTCGGCCGTTCGGAGGCCCTGGGACGCCCGCTGATGTACGGCACCACCGACGCCTTCCTGGAACAGTTCGCGCTCCGTCACCTCGAGGAGCTGCCGCGCACCGACGAGCTGGCCGTCGCCCTGCGCGCGCGCGAGCCCGAGACGCTCGAACAGGTCATCCATCACCAAGAGGTCTCGTGA
- a CDS encoding pseudouridine synthase yields MTDGAMRIHRALARAGIASRRKAEELVAAGRVRVNGAVARTGQSVDPAQDVITVDGKTLARPERPTWLVLHKPAGVLTSRPDGTDRRTVFELVPDVPGLTYVGRLDYLTEGVLLLTTDGEAAHRLTHPSSEIERTYLVTVRGDVATAVREARRGVTLDDGFVRPVAVEAMQGPDGQWQIALTIREGRNREVRRLCEALALEVRRLVRTQFGPVKLGSLPPGASRALTARELGVIATLGQTHDAPAG; encoded by the coding sequence GTGACCGACGGCGCGATGCGCATTCATCGGGCGCTCGCCCGCGCCGGAATCGCGTCGCGCCGCAAGGCGGAAGAGCTCGTCGCGGCCGGCCGCGTGCGGGTGAACGGCGCGGTGGCCCGCACCGGACAGAGCGTCGACCCCGCACAGGATGTCATCACCGTCGACGGGAAGACGCTCGCCCGGCCCGAGCGTCCCACCTGGCTCGTGCTGCACAAGCCGGCCGGGGTGCTCACCTCGCGCCCCGATGGCACGGACCGCCGCACCGTCTTTGAATTGGTGCCGGACGTTCCGGGCCTCACCTACGTGGGCCGGCTCGATTACCTCACCGAGGGCGTGCTCCTCCTGACCACCGATGGCGAGGCGGCGCATCGCCTGACGCATCCGTCGAGCGAGATCGAGCGCACGTACCTGGTCACCGTGCGCGGCGACGTCGCCACGGCCGTGCGCGAGGCGCGCCGCGGCGTGACGCTCGACGACGGCTTCGTGCGCCCGGTGGCGGTCGAGGCCATGCAGGGTCCCGACGGCCAGTGGCAGATCGCGCTCACCATTCGCGAGGGGCGCAATCGCGAAGTGCGACGTCTCTGCGAAGCGCTCGCGCTCGAGGTGCGGCGCCTGGTGCGCACGCAGTTCGGTCCGGTCAAGCTGGGCTCGCTCCCGCCGGGGGCCTCGCGTGCGCTGACCGCCCGGGAACTCGGCGTCATCGCGACGCTGGGACAGACCCACGACGCGCCTGCGGGGTAA
- a CDS encoding MoxR family ATPase, which translates to MPSSLARAISTEVAKRVVGQDAMIDRLLIAILTGGHVLLEGVPGLAKTLTVRTLAEAISTTFSRIQFTPDLLPADVVGTQVFDQGTSTFSVKPGPIFANIVLADEINRAPAKVQAALLEAMQEKQVTIGGQSFLLEEPFLVLATQNPIEQEGTYPLPEAQVDRFMLKLRVDYPTRDEEKEIMRRMASGDAIPVNDVATPAQILATRHEIASLRLDERLVDYIVDLVHATRVPADAGLAALQPLIEFGASPRATIALAQASRAHAYLRGRDYVSPDDVKALAPDVLRHRVLLTYEAEAESVAPDEVIARILDAVPAP; encoded by the coding sequence GTGCCATCTTCTCTTGCCCGCGCCATTTCCACCGAAGTCGCCAAGCGCGTCGTCGGTCAGGACGCGATGATCGACCGGTTGCTCATCGCGATCCTCACCGGCGGACATGTCCTGCTCGAGGGCGTCCCCGGGCTCGCCAAGACGCTCACGGTGCGCACGCTGGCCGAAGCCATCAGCACGACGTTCAGCCGCATCCAGTTCACCCCCGACCTGCTCCCGGCCGATGTCGTCGGCACGCAGGTCTTCGACCAGGGCACCTCCACGTTCTCGGTGAAGCCGGGTCCGATCTTCGCCAACATCGTGCTCGCCGACGAGATCAACCGCGCCCCGGCCAAGGTGCAGGCGGCGCTGCTGGAGGCGATGCAGGAGAAGCAGGTGACCATCGGCGGGCAGTCGTTCCTGCTCGAGGAGCCGTTCCTCGTGCTCGCCACCCAGAACCCGATCGAGCAGGAAGGGACCTATCCGCTCCCCGAGGCGCAGGTGGACCGCTTCATGCTCAAGCTGCGCGTCGACTACCCCACGCGCGACGAGGAGAAGGAGATCATGCGGCGCATGGCGTCGGGCGACGCCATTCCGGTGAACGACGTGGCCACGCCGGCGCAGATCCTCGCCACCCGGCACGAGATCGCCAGCCTCCGCCTCGACGAACGGCTGGTGGACTACATCGTCGACCTCGTGCACGCCACGCGGGTGCCGGCCGACGCCGGCCTCGCGGCGCTGCAGCCGCTGATCGAATTCGGTGCCTCACCGCGCGCCACCATCGCGCTCGCGCAGGCGTCGCGCGCCCACGCCTACCTGCGCGGCCGCGACTACGTCTCGCCGGACGACGTGAAGGCGCTTGCCCCGGACGTGCTGCGGCACCGCGTGCTGCTCACGTACGAGGCCGAGGCGGAGAGCGTGGCCCCGGACGAGGTGATCGCCCGCATCCTCGACGCCGTTCCCGCGCCGTGA
- a CDS encoding DUF58 domain-containing protein — MTAAVPARATAHGTDDGTLSVPPEILRQVKRIELRTRGLVNSHFAGEYHSVFKGQGMEFAEVREYQTGDEVRTIDWNVSARMRRLFVKRYVEERELTVLLLVDCSGSARFGTADRDKRALAAELAAVLALTATRNNDRVGMVLFSDGIEHVVPPRKGRRHALRLVRDVLAWPARQRTTDLAGALDHAARLLSHHAIVFVISDWVAPNPERALRRLRQRHDVVGVVLDDPGERTLPSLGVARLVDPETGAYLEVDTSDAAVRRAYAEALTVEQAERTGRFRRLAIDEVRVHTESGYVDALMRFFATRETRARRRARR, encoded by the coding sequence GTGACCGCCGCCGTGCCCGCCCGGGCGACCGCGCACGGGACGGACGACGGCACCCTGAGCGTCCCGCCCGAGATCCTGCGCCAGGTGAAGCGCATCGAGCTCCGCACGCGCGGGCTCGTGAACTCGCATTTCGCCGGCGAATACCACTCGGTGTTCAAGGGGCAGGGGATGGAGTTCGCCGAGGTGCGCGAGTACCAGACCGGCGACGAGGTGCGGACCATCGACTGGAATGTCTCGGCGCGCATGCGCCGCCTCTTCGTGAAGCGCTACGTCGAGGAACGCGAGCTCACCGTGCTGCTGCTCGTGGACTGTTCGGGCTCCGCGCGATTCGGCACGGCCGACCGTGACAAGCGCGCGCTCGCGGCGGAACTCGCGGCGGTGCTCGCGCTGACGGCCACCCGCAACAACGACCGCGTGGGGATGGTGCTCTTTTCCGATGGCATCGAGCATGTGGTGCCGCCGCGCAAGGGACGCCGCCACGCGCTGCGCCTCGTGCGCGACGTCCTCGCCTGGCCGGCGCGCCAGCGCACCACCGATCTGGCGGGCGCGCTCGACCACGCGGCGCGCCTGCTCTCGCACCACGCGATCGTCTTCGTGATCTCCGACTGGGTCGCGCCGAATCCCGAGCGCGCGCTGCGACGGCTGCGCCAGCGGCACGATGTGGTGGGCGTGGTGCTCGACGATCCGGGCGAGCGCACGCTGCCGTCGCTGGGCGTGGCGCGACTGGTTGATCCGGAAACGGGGGCGTACCTCGAGGTGGACACCAGCGACGCGGCCGTGCGGCGCGCCTACGCGGAGGCGCTCACGGTCGAGCAGGCCGAGCGGACGGGCCGCTTTCGCCGGCTCGCCATCGATGAGGTGCGCGTGCACACCGAGTCGGGCTACGTGGACGCGCTGATGCGCTTCTTCGCGACGCGCGAGACGCGGGCGCGCCGGCGGGCGCGCCGATGA
- a CDS encoding VWA domain-containing protein yields MAMLRGWELASPWWLLLLPFLLLWLRWRRRRRPDAILFSRVDVLQAGPGRGRWAARALLILRVTALVAGTVALARPRTGARTEQVTGEGISIMLVVDLSSSMLAEDFQPQNRLEVAKEKIKQFVLARSSDAIGLVSFSGEALTQVPLTIDYPVVLAAVDNLQSGQLEDGTAIGTAIATAANRLRDAPGRSKVMILLTDGVNNRGAIDPRTAAQAAASLGIRIYTIGVGSEGMAPVPVGRGVFGLRYENRKVEIDEPLLTDIARGTSGRYFRARDGAALQRIYEQIDQLERVPVRASRYVRYNELYVYPLGLALAALVLELALLAWRGPLP; encoded by the coding sequence ATGGCGATGCTGCGCGGCTGGGAGCTGGCGTCGCCGTGGTGGCTGCTGCTCCTCCCGTTCCTGCTGCTCTGGCTGCGGTGGCGCCGCCGCCGGCGTCCCGACGCGATTCTCTTCTCGCGGGTGGATGTGCTGCAGGCGGGTCCCGGTCGCGGACGCTGGGCCGCGCGCGCCCTGCTCATCCTGCGGGTCACCGCGCTGGTCGCCGGCACGGTGGCCCTCGCGCGCCCGCGCACGGGGGCGCGCACGGAGCAGGTGACGGGTGAAGGCATCAGCATCATGCTGGTGGTCGACCTCTCGAGCTCGATGCTCGCCGAGGACTTCCAGCCGCAGAATCGCCTGGAGGTGGCCAAGGAGAAGATCAAGCAGTTCGTGCTCGCGCGTTCCTCCGACGCGATCGGGCTCGTGTCATTCTCCGGTGAGGCCCTCACGCAGGTCCCGCTCACCATCGACTATCCGGTGGTGCTCGCGGCCGTCGACAATCTGCAGTCGGGCCAGCTGGAAGACGGCACGGCCATCGGCACCGCCATCGCCACGGCGGCGAATCGGCTGCGCGACGCGCCGGGGCGCTCGAAGGTGATGATCCTGCTGACCGACGGCGTCAACAACCGCGGCGCCATCGATCCGCGCACGGCCGCGCAGGCGGCGGCCTCGCTCGGCATTCGCATTTACACCATCGGCGTCGGCAGCGAGGGCATGGCGCCGGTGCCGGTGGGACGCGGGGTCTTCGGCCTGCGCTATGAGAACCGCAAGGTCGAAATCGACGAACCGCTGCTGACCGACATCGCGCGGGGGACGTCGGGCCGCTACTTCCGGGCGCGCGACGGCGCCGCGCTGCAGCGCATCTACGAGCAGATCGACCAGCTGGAGCGCGTGCCGGTGCGCGCCTCGCGCTACGTGCGGTACAACGAACTGTACGTCTATCCGCTCGGGCTCGCGCTCGCCGCGCTCGTGCTCGAGTTGGCATTGCTCGCGTGGCGGGGTCCGCTGCCATGA